A single genomic interval of Passer domesticus isolate bPasDom1 chromosome 26, bPasDom1.hap1, whole genome shotgun sequence harbors:
- the ZNF692 gene encoding zinc finger protein 692 isoform X2, whose amino-acid sequence METGAAQEAQGSPAPLSDAPCACPQPLPGGRPPPPECLRRQKRRELDARRSKCRIRIGGHLERWCRLKEQLGFALHSQLAQFLLDRYSSHGCTWSTGELEQLQPAALQRLVALSHGHGQECGFVPDIRLPAPGSAAPLVWECVAGHRFSWGGSGGPSSPSCHPPKEAQGRGPSLGAGRRRSLRRATLEGTARSPHGDRDGDEDTGRGDAGGTAPQVLLEPGPVVAAGESAVPGDDAEPGVEPREEEEEEEDEDFAKGDDLAYTDDLRDENYHPSLDSTSEPQRCQSQPKARKKPAKEEQPLLEPALPSSGPLEEKSRRVSCRRQPQAGDKDMAQIGPKRIRKAAKREILLCDFEGCGKIFSNRQYLNHHQKYQHVHQKTFTCSEPTCGKSFNFKKHLKEHEKLHSDKRDYICEFCARSFRTSSNLIIHRRIHTGEKPLQCEICGFTCRQKASLNWHMRKHDADSFYQFPCDVCGKRFEKRDNVTAHKSKSHPGGLPHPEGTRQHPEPPGPVEPLELLGDVLGRGGDAGRTPLEFGVGGAGQDPGTPQGHGVGEGES is encoded by the exons ATGGAGACCGGAGCGGCACAGGAG gctcagggcagcccTGCGCCCCTCTCCGACGCCCCCTGcgcctgcccccagcccctgcccgggggtcgcccgccgccccccgagTGCCTGCGGCGGCAGAAGCGCCGCGAGCTGGACGCGCGGCGCAGCAAGTGCCGCATCCGCATCGGCGGGCACCTGGAGCGCTGGTGCCGCCTCAAGGAGCAGCTCGGATTcgccctgcactcccagctggCACAGTTCCTCCTCGACAG GTACAGCTCTCACGGCTGCACCTGGAGCACAG gagagctggagcagctccagccggcGGCGCTGCAGCGCCTGGTCGCGCTGTCCCACGGCCACGGCCAGGAGTGTGGCTTTGTGCCAGACATCCGGCTGCCAGCGCCAGGCAGCGCGGCCCCGCTGGTTTGGGAGTGCGTGGCCGGGCACCGCTTCTcctggggtggctctgggggtcccagcagcccctcctgccacccCCCAAAAGAGGCCCAGGGGCGCGGCCCCTCGCTGGGCGCTGGGCGCCGGCGCTCGCTCCGCAGGGCCACGCTGGAGGGGACGGCCAGGTCACCCCATGGAGATAGGGATGGGGACGAGGACACAGGACGTGGTGATGCTGGTGGCACAG CcccccaggtgctgctggaacCGGGGCCTGTGGTGGCAGCTGGCGAGAG CGCCGTCCCCGGGGACGACGCAGAGCCAGGAGTTGAGCCccgagaggaagaggaggaagaggaggacgaGGACTTTGCCAAGGGTGATGACCTGGCCTACACCGACGACCTGCGTGATGAGAACTATCACCCATCCCTGGACAG CACCTCAGAGCCGCAGCGGTGCCAGAGCCAGCCCAAGGCTCGCAAGAAGCCAGCCaaggaggagcagcccctgctcgagccagccctgcccagctctggccccttGGAGGAGAAGAGCAGGCGGGTCAG TTGCCGTCGGCAGCCACAAGCAGGAGACAAGGACATGGCTCAGATCGGCCCCAAGAGGATCAG GAAGGCAGCGAAGCGCGAGATCCTCCTGTGTGACTTCGAAGGCTGCGGCAAAATCTTCTCCAACCGCCAGTACCTGAAC CACCACCAGAAGTACCAGCACGTGCACCAGAAAACCTTCACCTGCTCTGAGCCCACCTGTGGGAAATCCTTCAACTTCAAGAAACACCTGAAGGAACATGAGAAGCTGCACAGTG ACAAGCGGGATTACATCTGTGAGTTCTGTGCGCGCTCCTTCCGCACCAGCAGCAACCTGATCATCCACCGacggatccacactggggagaagccACTCCA GTGTGAAATCTGTGGCTTCACCTGCCGCCAAAAAGCCTCCCTGAACTGGCACATGAGGAAACACGACGCCGACTCCTTCTACCAATTCCCGTGTGATGTCTGTGGCAAGAGGTTCGAGAAGCGGGACAACGTCACCGCCCACAAGAGCAAGAGCCACCCCGGGGGGCTCCCCCATCCCGAGGGAACCCGGCAGCacccggagccccccgggccCGTGGAACCTCTGGAGCTGCTTGGGGATGTCCTGGGCAGAGGGGGGGATGCAGGGAGGACCCCACTGGAGTTTGGGGTGGGGGGCGCTGGGCAGGATCCAGGCACACCCCAGGGCCACGGGGTGGGTGAGGGGGAGTCCTAG
- the ZNF692 gene encoding zinc finger protein 692 isoform X1, whose product METGAAQEAQGSPAPLSDAPCACPQPLPGGRPPPPECLRRQKRRELDARRSKCRIRIGGHLERWCRLKEQLGFALHSQLAQFLLDRYSSHGCTWSTGELEQLQPAALQRLVALSHGHGQECGFVPDIRLPAPGSAAPLVWECVAGHRFSWGGSGGPSSPSCHPPKEAQGRGPSLGAGRRRSLRRATLEGTARSPHGDRDGDEDTGRGDAGGTAPQVLLEPGPVVAAGESSAVPGDDAEPGVEPREEEEEEEDEDFAKGDDLAYTDDLRDENYHPSLDSTSEPQRCQSQPKARKKPAKEEQPLLEPALPSSGPLEEKSRRVSCRRQPQAGDKDMAQIGPKRIRKAAKREILLCDFEGCGKIFSNRQYLNHHQKYQHVHQKTFTCSEPTCGKSFNFKKHLKEHEKLHSDKRDYICEFCARSFRTSSNLIIHRRIHTGEKPLQCEICGFTCRQKASLNWHMRKHDADSFYQFPCDVCGKRFEKRDNVTAHKSKSHPGGLPHPEGTRQHPEPPGPVEPLELLGDVLGRGGDAGRTPLEFGVGGAGQDPGTPQGHGVGEGES is encoded by the exons ATGGAGACCGGAGCGGCACAGGAG gctcagggcagcccTGCGCCCCTCTCCGACGCCCCCTGcgcctgcccccagcccctgcccgggggtcgcccgccgccccccgagTGCCTGCGGCGGCAGAAGCGCCGCGAGCTGGACGCGCGGCGCAGCAAGTGCCGCATCCGCATCGGCGGGCACCTGGAGCGCTGGTGCCGCCTCAAGGAGCAGCTCGGATTcgccctgcactcccagctggCACAGTTCCTCCTCGACAG GTACAGCTCTCACGGCTGCACCTGGAGCACAG gagagctggagcagctccagccggcGGCGCTGCAGCGCCTGGTCGCGCTGTCCCACGGCCACGGCCAGGAGTGTGGCTTTGTGCCAGACATCCGGCTGCCAGCGCCAGGCAGCGCGGCCCCGCTGGTTTGGGAGTGCGTGGCCGGGCACCGCTTCTcctggggtggctctgggggtcccagcagcccctcctgccacccCCCAAAAGAGGCCCAGGGGCGCGGCCCCTCGCTGGGCGCTGGGCGCCGGCGCTCGCTCCGCAGGGCCACGCTGGAGGGGACGGCCAGGTCACCCCATGGAGATAGGGATGGGGACGAGGACACAGGACGTGGTGATGCTGGTGGCACAG CcccccaggtgctgctggaacCGGGGCCTGTGGTGGCAGCTGGCGAGAG CAGCGCCGTCCCCGGGGACGACGCAGAGCCAGGAGTTGAGCCccgagaggaagaggaggaagaggaggacgaGGACTTTGCCAAGGGTGATGACCTGGCCTACACCGACGACCTGCGTGATGAGAACTATCACCCATCCCTGGACAG CACCTCAGAGCCGCAGCGGTGCCAGAGCCAGCCCAAGGCTCGCAAGAAGCCAGCCaaggaggagcagcccctgctcgagccagccctgcccagctctggccccttGGAGGAGAAGAGCAGGCGGGTCAG TTGCCGTCGGCAGCCACAAGCAGGAGACAAGGACATGGCTCAGATCGGCCCCAAGAGGATCAG GAAGGCAGCGAAGCGCGAGATCCTCCTGTGTGACTTCGAAGGCTGCGGCAAAATCTTCTCCAACCGCCAGTACCTGAAC CACCACCAGAAGTACCAGCACGTGCACCAGAAAACCTTCACCTGCTCTGAGCCCACCTGTGGGAAATCCTTCAACTTCAAGAAACACCTGAAGGAACATGAGAAGCTGCACAGTG ACAAGCGGGATTACATCTGTGAGTTCTGTGCGCGCTCCTTCCGCACCAGCAGCAACCTGATCATCCACCGacggatccacactggggagaagccACTCCA GTGTGAAATCTGTGGCTTCACCTGCCGCCAAAAAGCCTCCCTGAACTGGCACATGAGGAAACACGACGCCGACTCCTTCTACCAATTCCCGTGTGATGTCTGTGGCAAGAGGTTCGAGAAGCGGGACAACGTCACCGCCCACAAGAGCAAGAGCCACCCCGGGGGGCTCCCCCATCCCGAGGGAACCCGGCAGCacccggagccccccgggccCGTGGAACCTCTGGAGCTGCTTGGGGATGTCCTGGGCAGAGGGGGGGATGCAGGGAGGACCCCACTGGAGTTTGGGGTGGGGGGCGCTGGGCAGGATCCAGGCACACCCCAGGGCCACGGGGTGGGTGAGGGGGAGTCCTAG